One window of the Flexibacter flexilis DSM 6793 genome contains the following:
- a CDS encoding lipopolysaccharide biosynthesis protein yields the protein MIKNVKGKVVQNQNFIKHLSSTYLIMLVNYAALFFLTPYTWKQLNTEEFGIWVLLTTIITYFGLSNMGFLQSLLTELPKRRDNPQEISKLVSTVFYSLVGFSAVGLVVAFVIYWGMEHFFKISPENVRVAKLAFWPAYGTFLLSFLSSIFYNIMLSSAKIVEKNFLELLKIIFTNLLIFLMVKMGYGLVGIVWATFGVTFVYVIALYVQAKKILDFRLSHHYYDKITFREMAKPSLYYFLIGIGYQIVFYSDNLLIGKLAGTAFVAVYAQTYRIPDIALKFIMKISDMKLPKITTLNSQHKYSELLQIHNRLLVFTAGVAVPAFLFLYFLGIKVLELWLGDDTGRFDPVIMRIFAFYMLIHAILHVPSAFLTGMGVHKRVSYFSLFEAGLNIVLSLIFYRWFGLAGIALGTLTASLPSLVFVLYEFYGYIYRSEKFTSWRQLWRV from the coding sequence ATGATAAAAAACGTAAAAGGCAAAGTAGTCCAGAATCAAAATTTTATTAAACATCTGAGCAGCACGTATTTAATCATGTTGGTTAATTACGCTGCTTTGTTTTTTCTCACGCCTTACACTTGGAAGCAACTCAACACGGAAGAGTTCGGGATTTGGGTTTTGCTCACCACCATCATCACTTATTTTGGGCTATCGAACATGGGCTTTTTGCAGTCGCTGCTCACCGAGCTGCCCAAACGCCGCGACAACCCGCAGGAAATCAGTAAGTTAGTTAGTACGGTTTTTTATTCGTTAGTTGGTTTTTCGGCGGTGGGCTTGGTAGTCGCTTTTGTGATTTATTGGGGAATGGAGCATTTTTTCAAGATTTCGCCCGAAAATGTACGCGTGGCAAAACTGGCTTTTTGGCCTGCTTACGGTACGTTTTTGTTATCGTTTCTTTCTTCTATTTTCTATAACATTATGCTTTCGTCGGCGAAGATTGTAGAAAAAAACTTTCTGGAACTGCTCAAAATTATTTTTACTAACCTGCTCATTTTCTTGATGGTAAAAATGGGTTATGGTCTTGTTGGGATTGTTTGGGCTACGTTTGGCGTTACGTTTGTCTATGTGATCGCCTTGTACGTGCAAGCAAAAAAGATATTAGATTTTCGCCTAAGCCATCATTATTACGACAAAATCACTTTTCGAGAAATGGCCAAACCAAGTTTGTATTATTTCTTGATTGGGATTGGCTACCAAATCGTTTTTTATTCGGATAATTTGCTGATCGGCAAGTTGGCGGGAACGGCTTTTGTGGCCGTGTATGCCCAAACATATCGCATTCCAGACATTGCCCTGAAGTTTATCATGAAAATTTCGGACATGAAATTACCCAAAATTACGACACTCAACAGCCAACATAAATACTCGGAATTGCTGCAAATTCATAACCGTTTGTTGGTTTTTACGGCAGGGGTGGCCGTACCCGCTTTTCTTTTTCTGTATTTCTTGGGAATAAAAGTGTTGGAACTTTGGTTGGGCGACGATACGGGCCGTTTTGACCCTGTCATTATGCGCATTTTTGCGTTTTATATGCTGATACATGCGATTTTGCACGTGCCTTCGGCGTTCCTGACGGGCATGGGCGTACACAAACGCGTTTCTTATTTTTCTTTGTTTGAAGCAGGTTTGAATATTGTGTTATCGCTGATTTTTTATCGGTGGTTTGGTTTGGCTGGTATCGCGTTGGGCACACTGACGGCGAGTTTGCCGAGTTTGGTTTTTGTGCTATACGAATTTTATGGATACATTTACCGTTCTGAAAAATTCACGTCGTGGCGGCAGCTTTGGCGTGTATAA
- a CDS encoding geranylgeranylglyceryl/heptaprenylglyceryl phosphate synthase, giving the protein MTQEPTKTLFQKLIQNKQLGKKSFAVLIDPDKVNMHRLSDMVAQCHAHEVAYFFVGGSLIASDGLHSLVTRLKELSDIPVVLFPGSNLHLVFEADAILFLSLISGRNPEFLIGQHVAAAPLLKKSKLEIWPTGYMLVDSGVQTTVSYISNTTPIPYDKNSVAACTAMAGEMLGLKLMYLDAGSGAQKPVSARMIAAVTKATDTPLIVGGGITNAQAARSALEAGADVIVVGNGIEKDPSLLVEVAKAVQELNAKTEYLP; this is encoded by the coding sequence ATGACGCAGGAGCCGACAAAAACGCTGTTTCAAAAACTTATTCAAAATAAACAATTAGGGAAGAAATCTTTTGCGGTGCTTATTGATCCAGACAAGGTCAATATGCACCGCCTTTCTGACATGGTGGCGCAATGCCATGCCCATGAAGTAGCCTATTTTTTTGTGGGCGGGAGTCTTATCGCCTCCGACGGGCTGCACAGCTTGGTTACGCGTCTGAAAGAATTGAGCGATATTCCTGTCGTATTGTTCCCTGGCAGTAATTTGCATTTGGTTTTTGAAGCCGACGCGATTTTGTTTTTGTCCTTGATTTCGGGGCGCAATCCCGAATTTTTAATTGGGCAACACGTAGCCGCCGCGCCATTATTGAAAAAAAGTAAATTAGAAATTTGGCCAACAGGCTATATGCTCGTGGATAGCGGCGTACAAACAACCGTTTCGTACATCAGTAACACGACCCCGATTCCTTACGACAAAAATTCGGTAGCAGCCTGCACCGCCATGGCGGGCGAAATGCTTGGCCTCAAACTCATGTATCTGGACGCGGGCAGCGGCGCACAAAAACCAGTCAGCGCACGCATGATTGCAGCCGTAACCAAAGCAACCGATACGCCCCTGATTGTAGGTGGCGGCATTACCAACGCGCAAGCGGCTCGCAGCGCATTGGAGGCAGGCGCAGACGTGATTGTAGTGGGCAATGGCATCGAAAAAGACCCTTCTTTGCTCGTAGAAGTGGCCAAAGCCGTACAGGAACTAAATGCAAAAACTGAATATCTGCCCTAA
- a CDS encoding class I SAM-dependent methyltransferase, with product MSQDLSAGFTKIKCRPSSMHHYTTREGVLTALHQNLPKFKGVVLDVGCGNMPYKPLVLSNVTKATTYIGLDLDVYDYKANVYTTQPDLLWDGQKIPLDNESVDTVILTEVLEHCADPEAVLREIFRVLRPNGNLFLTVPFLWLLHEVPHDEYRYTPFSLRRHIQNAGFLPPELHSLGGWNRALAQMLGMWVGYGSAPRLLRKGLRYALFPLYWLLVRTDRPSDAFGHADMITGLSAWCTKPAN from the coding sequence ATGAGTCAGGATTTGTCGGCGGGTTTTACCAAAATAAAGTGTAGGCCATCGTCTATGCACCATTACACAACCCGCGAAGGCGTACTAACGGCTTTGCATCAAAATTTACCCAAATTTAAAGGCGTTGTATTGGATGTAGGTTGCGGAAATATGCCATATAAACCGCTGGTTTTGAGTAATGTAACCAAAGCAACAACATACATTGGTTTGGATTTGGACGTGTACGACTACAAGGCCAATGTTTATACCACGCAGCCCGATTTGTTGTGGGACGGCCAAAAAATTCCGCTCGACAACGAAAGTGTAGATACTGTAATCCTGACAGAAGTGCTGGAACATTGCGCTGACCCCGAAGCGGTTTTGCGCGAGATTTTCAGGGTTTTGCGCCCCAACGGAAACTTGTTTTTGACCGTGCCGTTTCTGTGGCTTTTGCACGAAGTGCCACACGACGAATATCGTTACACGCCTTTTTCGCTCCGAAGACATATTCAAAATGCTGGCTTTTTGCCACCCGAACTTCATTCGCTTGGAGGCTGGAATAGGGCTTTGGCGCAAATGCTTGGAATGTGGGTGGGCTATGGCTCTGCGCCCAGACTTTTGCGCAAAGGTTTGCGATATGCGCTTTTTCCGCTATATTGGCTTTTGGTGCGCACGGATCGCCCTTCGGACGCTTTCGGCCACGCCGACATGATTACGGGGCTTTCGGCTTGGTGTACCAAACCCGCCAACTAA
- a CDS encoding phage holin family protein: MGLFDSFGKMLNVNEFVANLTGYLENRLALAKVEMRQEISDAIGKLMFFLVIAFVGVMALIMTSITLGAFLNFIFNSQFLGYLIVAFLYITTFGLLMRFREHPTVKGKINNAISRFFKEKNKLNTDESQQSSNTQ; encoded by the coding sequence ATGGGATTATTTGATTCTTTTGGCAAAATGCTTAACGTAAATGAATTTGTGGCCAATCTGACGGGCTATTTGGAAAACCGCTTGGCACTGGCCAAAGTGGAGATGCGCCAAGAAATTAGCGATGCGATTGGCAAACTAATGTTTTTTTTGGTCATCGCATTCGTTGGCGTAATGGCACTGATAATGACCAGCATTACACTTGGTGCATTCTTAAATTTTATATTTAATAGTCAATTTTTAGGTTACTTAATCGTTGCTTTTTTATATATTACAACATTTGGTTTATTAATGCGCTTCAGGGAACACCCTACCGTAAAAGGTAAAATAAACAATGCCATATCTCGTTTTTTTAAAGAAAAAAATAAGTTAAACACCGATGAATCTCAACAATCCAGCAACACGCAATAG
- a CDS encoding lysophospholipid acyltransferase family protein, giving the protein MFLLMFFIRLISKLPFWALYLISDFLYVLMAHVIGYRRKVIIENLQKCFPEKSAAELDAISKDFYRNLCDVIVETFKVLDMNVEQMQQRVQTTNLPLLTDMLDAGTPVLIMTTHQCNWEWLLPGCGTAFSYPTHGAYKPLHNQFFDKVMLSIRSRFGAKLIADTQILRESLRYKDEVRVVALVADQTPSSPKLAYKTLFLHRPTAFFTGTERLAYSLGYPVIFAEMKRVKRGFYEVTYHDIAKPPYDKNSHQILEGYVRQTEAAIRRAPSNWLWSHRRWKHHVDLD; this is encoded by the coding sequence TTGTTTTTACTTATGTTTTTTATCAGACTTATCTCCAAACTGCCTTTTTGGGCATTGTATCTTATTTCAGATTTCTTGTATGTGCTGATGGCGCACGTGATTGGGTATCGTCGTAAAGTCATCATCGAAAATCTGCAAAAATGTTTTCCCGAAAAATCTGCCGCCGAGCTGGACGCTATCAGTAAAGATTTTTACCGCAACTTATGCGATGTGATTGTGGAAACGTTTAAAGTGCTGGATATGAACGTAGAACAGATGCAACAACGCGTCCAAACCACTAATTTACCGCTCCTTACTGATATGCTCGACGCGGGTACGCCCGTGCTCATTATGACGACACACCAATGCAATTGGGAATGGTTGCTGCCAGGTTGCGGTACGGCTTTTTCGTACCCGACGCACGGCGCGTATAAGCCTTTGCACAATCAATTTTTTGATAAAGTAATGCTGTCGATTCGCTCGCGTTTTGGCGCAAAACTCATTGCCGACACCCAAATTTTGCGTGAAAGCCTCCGCTATAAAGACGAAGTGCGCGTAGTGGCACTGGTAGCCGACCAAACGCCATCTTCGCCCAAATTAGCCTACAAAACGTTGTTTTTGCATCGCCCGACTGCCTTTTTTACGGGTACGGAACGGTTGGCTTACTCGTTGGGTTATCCTGTTATTTTTGCTGAAATGAAACGCGTCAAACGCGGGTTTTATGAAGTGACCTATCACGATATTGCCAAGCCGCCTTACGACAAAAATTCTCACCAAATTTTGGAAGGTTATGTCAGGCAAACGGAAGCGGCTATTCGCCGCGCACCGTCCAACTGGCTTTGGTCGCATAGGCGTTGGAAACACCACGTGGACTTAGATTAA
- a CDS encoding ABC transporter substrate-binding protein: MHLINQIRKLLFGLALACGLLSSCSAPTEKATNQSLQLTDDLGNKIIMPHAPHTVVSLSPAMTEMLFAVCADSQILAVTSICNYPEAVKNKKKISAYPLDIETIVGLKPDIIFTEEGMTSPENAEKLKSLGIPVYFQRYVTASDLLADLRMMGNLMQQPEKTTHVLDSLEAELRTFEAEAQMPKTRPKVLAITWQNPIYAYGKNTLMTDKIRLAGGENAIDTVFAKIYPELMREYILKMNPDVIFGGTFGKMDSTFFSLYPELKQVNAYRNKCVYELNDDLTSRPSPRVLESVREIKKVLASCPAAQPKQ; encoded by the coding sequence ATGCACCTTATAAATCAAATCAGAAAATTACTTTTTGGCCTTGCGTTGGCTTGCGGCCTGCTCAGTTCGTGTAGTGCTCCGACCGAAAAAGCGACGAATCAGTCGCTGCAACTTACCGACGATTTGGGTAATAAAATAATCATGCCACACGCGCCGCACACGGTGGTTTCGCTCTCGCCCGCCATGACCGAAATGCTGTTTGCTGTTTGTGCCGACTCGCAAATTTTGGCCGTTACCAGCATTTGTAATTATCCTGAAGCGGTTAAAAACAAAAAGAAAATTTCGGCGTATCCGCTTGACATAGAAACGATTGTAGGCCTAAAGCCTGATATTATTTTCACGGAAGAAGGCATGACCTCGCCCGAAAATGCCGAGAAACTCAAAAGTTTGGGTATTCCTGTCTATTTTCAACGCTACGTTACGGCTTCCGATTTGCTGGCCGATTTGCGCATGATGGGCAACCTAATGCAACAACCCGAAAAAACAACGCACGTACTCGACTCGCTCGAAGCGGAATTGCGCACGTTTGAAGCCGAAGCCCAAATGCCGAAGACTCGGCCTAAAGTGTTGGCTATCACGTGGCAAAACCCGATTTATGCTTACGGAAAAAACACATTGATGACCGATAAAATCCGTTTGGCGGGTGGCGAGAATGCCATTGATACGGTTTTTGCTAAAATTTATCCCGAACTCATGCGCGAGTACATTCTAAAGATGAATCCAGACGTTATTTTTGGGGGAACTTTCGGAAAAATGGACAGCACGTTTTTTAGCTTGTACCCCGAACTAAAACAAGTGAATGCGTACCGCAACAAATGCGTGTACGAACTCAACGACGATTTGACTTCGCGCCCTTCGCCGCGAGTGTTGGAGTCGGTGCGTGAAATCAAGAAAGTTTTGGCCTCTTGTCCAGCAGCGCAGCCAAAACAATAA
- a CDS encoding CHASE3 domain-containing protein gives MTELNFELVWRKVKNLTIEILLAFSVFVLIVNTFITFSNDAALEENSNQLIHTYNVLQQVDALSIAIKDAETGQRGYLITGEEHYLQPYLAARTQSNNVLDNLKKLLDNPEQRKNLAKLSAKVAEKFDEMENSITARRNNGLNEAVKLVKTDKGRIIMDNIRLIIADMSEIETDLLAERNDSLDRQNKSSQVFRIVGSIFVIAIILFAIKNTRDQKASRLQIFENIDNNNRNLLLNLGHHLDITDEQAVTQSLITNLTNAINFISSVGEGKFDVEFNGLTDENKTLNQNTLAGSLVNMRDKLQQVAAEDTKRQWATEGVAHVGEILRKQSDNIEGLAHEVIINLVKYVKATQGGLFSLNDTNQHDTYIEMLACYAYDRTKYLQRRVELGEGLIGEAVAEGDTIYLTDIPTSYLRITSGLGGENPSYLLVVPLKINEQVFGAIELAAFHPFEEHQIAFVEKIGESIASTLSAIRINEQTKRLLADAQMQAEQMRAQEEEMRQNTEELQATQEESERRVKELLDVISDKERFIAQLQRK, from the coding sequence ATGACGGAATTAAACTTTGAACTCGTTTGGCGTAAAGTCAAAAACCTGACCATCGAAATATTACTTGCTTTTTCGGTTTTTGTTCTGATTGTCAATACGTTTATTACGTTTTCTAATGATGCGGCACTCGAAGAAAATAGCAATCAATTGATTCATACTTATAATGTTTTGCAACAAGTAGATGCGCTTTCGATTGCTATCAAAGATGCCGAAACAGGCCAGCGTGGTTATTTGATTACGGGAGAAGAACATTATTTGCAACCGTATTTGGCAGCTCGTACGCAATCCAATAACGTACTGGACAATCTTAAAAAACTGCTGGACAATCCCGAACAGCGTAAGAACTTGGCCAAACTCTCAGCTAAAGTTGCCGAAAAATTTGACGAAATGGAAAACTCCATTACTGCTCGCCGCAACAATGGTTTGAACGAAGCCGTTAAGCTGGTGAAAACTGATAAAGGCCGCATCATAATGGATAATATTCGCCTCATTATTGCTGATATGAGCGAAATAGAAACCGATTTGTTGGCAGAACGCAACGACAGCCTAGACAGACAGAATAAAAGTAGCCAAGTATTCCGAATCGTAGGAAGTATTTTTGTAATAGCTATTATTTTATTTGCTATCAAAAATACTCGCGACCAAAAAGCGTCACGCCTCCAAATTTTTGAAAATATAGACAATAACAATCGTAATTTGTTGCTCAACTTGGGGCATCACCTCGATATTACGGATGAGCAAGCTGTTACCCAAAGCCTCATTACCAATCTTACCAACGCCATCAACTTTATTAGCAGCGTAGGCGAAGGCAAATTTGATGTGGAATTTAACGGCCTTACCGACGAAAATAAAACATTGAATCAGAATACATTAGCAGGTTCTTTGGTGAACATGCGCGACAAACTGCAACAAGTGGCCGCCGAAGACACCAAACGCCAATGGGCTACGGAAGGCGTGGCGCACGTGGGCGAAATTTTGCGCAAGCAATCCGACAACATCGAAGGTTTGGCACACGAAGTAATCATTAATTTGGTGAAATATGTGAAGGCCACACAAGGCGGTTTGTTCAGCCTCAACGACACCAACCAACACGACACGTACATCGAAATGTTGGCCTGCTATGCCTACGACCGCACGAAGTATTTGCAACGCCGCGTAGAGCTTGGCGAAGGGCTGATAGGAGAGGCCGTTGCCGAAGGCGATACGATTTATCTCACCGATATTCCAACCTCGTATTTGCGTATTACGTCGGGGCTTGGTGGCGAAAATCCAAGTTATTTGTTGGTGGTTCCGCTCAAAATCAACGAACAAGTTTTTGGAGCGATAGAGCTGGCGGCTTTCCATCCTTTCGAGGAACATCAAATCGCTTTTGTGGAAAAAATTGGCGAAAGCATTGCCAGTACTTTGTCGGCTATTCGCATCAATGAGCAAACCAAACGCCTTTTGGCTGATGCCCAAATGCAGGCCGAGCAAATGCGTGCGCAAGAAGAAGAAATGCGCCAAAACACGGAAGAATTACAAGCTACGCAAGAAGAGTCGGAGCGTCGCGTAAAAGAATTGTTAGATGTGATTTCGGACAAAGAACGTTTCATCGCGCAGCTTCAACGCAAATAA